Within Elizabethkingia sp. JS20170427COW, the genomic segment AACTGGGTAAGCCAAAATGGAGGAGATAAAAAATACCAAGATATTTCTGTTATCCACTCCAACACCACGATGAAAAACCACTTCCGACCAGATTATAGCTCTTATCACGTAGTAGATTATGACATCAATACTGGGGGAATCTTAAAACATAAAACTTGGCAAGGCTATTCCGATGAGTCGGCTTGGGCTCGTGGGCAAGCTTGGGGATTGTATGGCTACACCATGATGTACCGATTCACTAAGGATTCTAAATACTTAGATTTTGCTAAAAACATTGCAAAATATATCCTTAACAATCCTAATATGCCTGAAGATAAAATCCCTTATTGGGACTTTAATGCTCCTGATATCCCGAATGCTCCTAGAGATGCTTCTGCTGGAGCTTTAATCGCTTCTGCTTTACTAGAACTAGGGCAATATACCAAAGGAAAAGAAAAAAACAACTATATCTCCACTGCAGAGACTATTCTCAAAAGCCTCTCTAGCCCTGCCTATCGTGCAAAGCTTGGAGAAAACGGAGGGTTCTTGCTCATGCACAGCACTGGAGCTTTACCTCTAAAATCTGAAATAGATGTCCCTTTAGTATATGCGGATTATTACTTTCTTGAAGCTTTAAAAAGATATAAAGATTGTTATCTATAATACTTCGAAAAGGAGTTGTTATTAACTCAACTCCTTTACTTATTTTTTCTAATTTTATTTTAAATCATGACGAAATTATTTTCATTATATCTTACCTCAGGGATTTGCTTTTCAAGTATGGTATTCGCTCAAAGCCATCAGAAAATTCTGAAATTATCCCTCACCAACCCCACTCCTCTTTCGCGAAATTCTGAAATCATTGAAATTCCAAAACATAAAATAAAAAAAATTTCAGAAAAAGAATTTGCCATTTTTAACACCAGCTCTCATCAAGAACTCACCTATCAACAGCTCTCTAATGGCAACTTATTGATACAAACCGACTTTAAGCCTTATGAAAAGTTGTCTATCAGTTTTAAAAATCAAAAACCTTCTGCTTTTGCATATAAAGTATATGGCAGATTTGTCCCTGAGCGGTATGATGATTTTGCGTGGGAAAACAATAAAATTGCTTTCAGAATGTATGGAAAGTCTTTAGAAAAAGTTCCTAGCCAAAATGCTTGGGGAATGGATGTTTGGTCCAAAAGAACCCCCGAAATGATTATTGATAAATGGTATCAACTTAACAATTACCACCAAGATCATGGAGAGGGCCTTGATTTTTTCCATGTTGGAAAATCCTTAGGAGCAGGTGATGTGCTCCCTTATGTCAACCAACACTTTCTCTATCTAGGAAATTACGCCTCTTATAAAATCATCGAAAAAGGACCTCTACGTTTTAGTTTTAAGCTTACTTATCCTGAAGTCCAAAAAGAAGGAATTAGTATTTCCGCAACAAAAGTCATTTCTCTGGATGCAGACTCTCAACTGAATAAGATAAACGTCCAATACTCTTTTTCAGGAATACAGCGACTACCCGTATTCGCAGGAATTGTCCATTGGGATGGTAATGGCGATAAATATATAGATAACACCCAACAATGGGCGAGCTATTGGCCTAAATCTTCCCAAAACGGAACCGTAGGTACTGCTATTTACTTTCCTAAAGGAAAAACACAAATTACTAGCACACAACAACACTTGGGAGATATTACCCTGCTCAGTCCTCATCAAAATTTAGAATTTTATACTGGTGCTGCCTGGGACAAAGCTTTAGAAATTAAAAACGCAAAAGAATGGCAGCTCTATTTAGAAAATAAAATTTATAAAATACAGCATCCTATTAGGATAAAATAATTTTTTCTTATAAATATTGTTAAATTTATTATGCTAGAAATAAAAAAAGCGATGCCCATGATGGACATCGCTTTCTTATTCGATATTTTACAATAATTAGAAAATTTCTCTTCCTGAGAAGTGGAAAGAAGCTTCTATTAAAGCATTTTCATCAGAATCTGAACCATGTACTGCATTTTCACCTACTGATCTTGCAAACATTTTTCTGATAGTACCTTCTGCAGCTTCTGCAGGGTTAGTAGCTCCAATTAAAGTTCTGAAATCTTCTACTGCATTTTCTTTTTCCAATACAGCTGCTACGATAGGACCTGAAGACATAAATTCAACTAATTCTCCATAAAAAGGTCTTTCAGCGTGAACTTCATAGAATTTTTTAGCATCAGCAACTGTTAATTGAGTTAATTTCATTGCTTTAATTTTGAACCCTGCTTCGCTAATTTTCCCTAAGATAGCTCCGATATGCCCGTCTGCAACTGCATCTGGCTTAATCATTGTAAAGGTGATTTTTCCTGACATTTTATCTTTTTTTAAGTTTTACAAATTTAATATTTTTTTATCAAATTTAGTTACGAAAAAAAAATAAAGATTTTTTCAAATTTATTTTGTTTGTTGGCACACATTTTGTTTATTTGCATGTGATTCTCATGTTTAATTTGAGTTTTCATGGTTATTAGTTTTTACCCGGCTTCTGCCGGGTTTTTTTATTTTATGTAAGTTCCCTCTCTAATAGCCTTCCAACAAAAAAGGTCCGAAAAACAATATTCCGAACCTTTATGAAAATCAATTTATATCGTCATTCCGATATCTATTCCTTTTATTTTTCTATACAAATCTGTGGCATAATTATCCGTCATCCCCGACACATAATCCAAAACGCCCAATACTTTTTGATAATGGCTTACTTCAGTACCCTCATATACAAATTGTTGTGGAAGTAGCTGAAGTGCCATTTCGTCATAATTTTTACGTTTATTTTTATCCTTCAAAATAGGTGGAACAAAATGATCCAACAGTTCATACATTACATTGTATCCCGCATTCTCAATCTCCACTACGGCACGATGGCGGTAAATATTCTGAATCGAAAATTTCTCAATCTTCTTTAAAGTATCATTTTTCTTACTAAAAATATCGAGTAAAGAAGTATTCAATCTCCCTGACAATATTTCTTGAAAATGAGTAATATAAACTTCAGAAGCAATTGTAATTAGTGCGTTAATGGCTTTTGCTCTCAGGTATGAGATTCTTTCATTCGCATTCTGAATTTGACTTAGCTTTCCCTCTATCTTTTCTTTGGATGACGTTCCAGAGGCTTCTATTAATTCTTTAAACAAATCCTCACAAGCCTCAGATTTTACAATTCCCAAGCGATGAGCATCCTCCATATCAATAATATTGTAGCACATATCATCCGCAGCTTCCACAAGCCATACAAAAGGATGTCTTCGGTAAACTAATGGGGTATCAGAAATTTTTAGCAATCCTATTTTGTCTGCAATTTCTTTAAAAGTAGAAGCTTCATTTTGAAAAAAGCCAAATTTCTTACGATGCAAATCTTTTTTACTAAAGTCCTTGGCTAGCGCTTCGCAAGGGTATTTTGCTATAGAAGCTAAAGTAGAATAAGTCAACTTCAACCCTCCTGCATCTTTTCCTACCTGCTGCTGAGTGAGTACTCTTATAGCGTTAGAATTTCCTTCAAAATTCACCAAATCTGCCCATTCTTCAGGCTTAAAAAAGCCTTGCAAACTACCTTCGTTACGATCAAAATAACTTGCAATAGCATCTTCCCCAGAATGTCCAAAAGCTGGATTTCCTATATCATGACACAAACAAGCAGCTGCAATAACGTTGCTTAAATTATGCAAATAAAAATCCTTACTTTCCTCTGTTAAACTACTTCCATACTCTCTCACAATATGCTCTCCTACAATACTCCCCAACGATCTCCCTACCGAAGAAACCTCCAGAGAGTGGGTTAGCCTATTATGTACAAATACACTTCCAGGTAATGGAAAGACTTGTGTTTTATTCTGCAATCTTCTAAATGCTGAGGAAAAGATTATCCTATCGTAATCTCTTTGATAGGCACTTCTTGCTGCTCCTGCCGAATCCTGAGCTCCTGTCCTAATATTGGTGTATATCATATTCAAATCCATCAGGACAAAATTAAGCTTTAATCTTCACAAATAAAAAGATCATTTTCTGGCCATATTTTAAAACCTGAAGCCTATAAAAAAGTCTAACGATTTCGGATTTTTTACAGAACCCATATTTACTGCTTTTTCTAAAGGTTTCCCCATCAATATCTTTTTAACAGGAGCTTCCATCTTCTTGCCACTTATGGTATAAGGAAGGTCTTCCACCACAACTATTTTATCGGGTACATGGCGAGGAGAGCATTGCTTACGAATCTGAGTATTAATTTCCTTTATTAAAGCTTCATCTAGTAGAACTCCTTCTTTCAGCACTACAAAAAGCGGCATAAAATCCCCTCCTTTGGGCAGTTCTATATTCACAATCAAACTATCCTTTACCGCATCTACTTTATCTACCGCCCTATAAATTTCGGCAGTACCTATTCTTATTCCTTGTCGATTAAGAGTGGTATCGGATCTTCCCAAGATTTCTACACCTTTTCTTTCATTAATCTTTAACCAATCACCATGCCTCCATACATTTGGATATTCTTCAAAATAACTTGCTTTATATCTTTCTTTTTCGGGGTCATTCCAAAAATAAATAGGCATACATGGCATACTCTTCGTAACCATCATCTCCCCTACTTCATTTTCTAAAATATTTCCTTCATCATCAAAGGCAAACATGGAACATCCTAAGCTTCGAGATTGTATTTCTCCTTCATACACTGGCTTCCAAGGGTTACCGCCCACCCATGCTGTACAAATATCGGTGCCTCCGCTCATCGAGCAAAGCCATGTATCTTCTTTTATATACTCATATACATAATCAAAACCTTCGGTAGGCAATGGGGAACCTGTTGAACCTATAGATCTTAATGAGGAAAGGTTGTACTTGTTTTTTAAATCTAAATTTGATTTTTTACAAGCCAAAAGATAAGGAGCACTTGTCCCAAAATGGTGAATAGGCAAGGCTTCTGTAAGTTTCCATAAAATATCAAAATCGGGATAAGTGGCACTTCCGTCATATAACACTGCTGTTGCACCTGCCAATAGAGAAGCTTGTACAAAATTCCACATCATCCATCCGGTAGTAGAATACCAAAAGAATTTTTCCCCTGCGTGAACGTCATTATGGAAGTGTAGGTACTTTAAATGCTCTAAAAGCATCCCTCCATGTGAGTGTGTAATTGCCTTAGGAATCCCTGTTGTCCCAGAGGAATACAAAATCCAAATAGGATG encodes:
- a CDS encoding glycoside hydrolase family 88 protein, whose protein sequence is MITKNVAVAALSVMSVASFAQSKKAMMKQLIQESFQFADQQFKVLMKDLPNDKVPQTYDATKNKVVNYDRTWWCTGFYPGSLWLVYEQTKDPVIKKEAERILDIIEPNQTYTGNHDLGFMMFCSFGNAYRITKDPKYKDIIFRSAESLASRYRPTISAIQSWNKNKYWDCPVIIDNMMNLEMLNWVSQNGGDKKYQDISVIHSNTTMKNHFRPDYSSYHVVDYDINTGGILKHKTWQGYSDESAWARGQAWGLYGYTMMYRFTKDSKYLDFAKNIAKYILNNPNMPEDKIPYWDFNAPDIPNAPRDASAGALIASALLELGQYTKGKEKNNYISTAETILKSLSSPAYRAKLGENGGFLLMHSTGALPLKSEIDVPLVYADYYFLEALKRYKDCYL
- a CDS encoding DUF4861 family protein, with translation MTKLFSLYLTSGICFSSMVFAQSHQKILKLSLTNPTPLSRNSEIIEIPKHKIKKISEKEFAIFNTSSHQELTYQQLSNGNLLIQTDFKPYEKLSISFKNQKPSAFAYKVYGRFVPERYDDFAWENNKIAFRMYGKSLEKVPSQNAWGMDVWSKRTPEMIIDKWYQLNNYHQDHGEGLDFFHVGKSLGAGDVLPYVNQHFLYLGNYASYKIIEKGPLRFSFKLTYPEVQKEGISISATKVISLDADSQLNKINVQYSFSGIQRLPVFAGIVHWDGNGDKYIDNTQQWASYWPKSSQNGTVGTAIYFPKGKTQITSTQQHLGDITLLSPHQNLEFYTGAAWDKALEIKNAKEWQLYLENKIYKIQHPIRIK
- a CDS encoding nucleoside-diphosphate kinase, yielding MSGKITFTMIKPDAVADGHIGAILGKISEAGFKIKAMKLTQLTVADAKKFYEVHAERPFYGELVEFMSSGPIVAAVLEKENAVEDFRTLIGATNPAEAAEGTIRKMFARSVGENAVHGSDSDENALIEASFHFSGREIF
- the dgt gene encoding dGTP triphosphohydrolase, which translates into the protein MDLNMIYTNIRTGAQDSAGAARSAYQRDYDRIIFSSAFRRLQNKTQVFPLPGSVFVHNRLTHSLEVSSVGRSLGSIVGEHIVREYGSSLTEESKDFYLHNLSNVIAAACLCHDIGNPAFGHSGEDAIASYFDRNEGSLQGFFKPEEWADLVNFEGNSNAIRVLTQQQVGKDAGGLKLTYSTLASIAKYPCEALAKDFSKKDLHRKKFGFFQNEASTFKEIADKIGLLKISDTPLVYRRHPFVWLVEAADDMCYNIIDMEDAHRLGIVKSEACEDLFKELIEASGTSSKEKIEGKLSQIQNANERISYLRAKAINALITIASEVYITHFQEILSGRLNTSLLDIFSKKNDTLKKIEKFSIQNIYRHRAVVEIENAGYNVMYELLDHFVPPILKDKNKRKNYDEMALQLLPQQFVYEGTEVSHYQKVLGVLDYVSGMTDNYATDLYRKIKGIDIGMTI
- a CDS encoding acetoacetate--CoA ligase: MEKHRLLWQPSLDFIKNSQLTQYKQWLKENYHLEFQDYESLWQWSVTETSDFWQSIAEYFQVIFHQQPKIIQSADPMPYTRWFEGATLNYAEHIFRNKTKQFPALIFASERQEPIEISWDEVENKVAALQAYFKKIGIQKGDRIVGYLPNIPYATLAMLAAVSMGAVWSSCSPDFGIDSVLDRFQQIEPKVLLAVDGYFYGGKEFDKIQNVEMISKQLPTLKSIIGIPYLHSDQSFENLEKSITWEEVMDTPAEKLYFEAVEFNHPIWILYSSGTTGIPKAITHSHGGMLLEHLKYLHFHNDVHAGEKFFWYSTTGWMMWNFVQASLLAGATAVLYDGSATYPDFDILWKLTEALPIHHFGTSAPYLLACKKSNLDLKNKYNLSSLRSIGSTGSPLPTEGFDYVYEYIKEDTWLCSMSGGTDICTAWVGGNPWKPVYEGEIQSRSLGCSMFAFDDEGNILENEVGEMMVTKSMPCMPIYFWNDPEKERYKASYFEEYPNVWRHGDWLKINERKGVEILGRSDTTLNRQGIRIGTAEIYRAVDKVDAVKDSLIVNIELPKGGDFMPLFVVLKEGVLLDEALIKEINTQIRKQCSPRHVPDKIVVVEDLPYTISGKKMEAPVKKILMGKPLEKAVNMGSVKNPKSLDFFIGFRF